In the genome of Entelurus aequoreus isolate RoL-2023_Sb linkage group LG08, RoL_Eaeq_v1.1, whole genome shotgun sequence, one region contains:
- the LOC133655357 gene encoding diacylglycerol lipase-beta-like, with amino-acid sequence MPGMVVFARRWGIASDDLVFPGSFELLVRVVWWIGTMILYTYHKGQFDCNGKGVLHIYLIGLLVVLALIILSLCAIVYVSAQGTITNPGARRSMPALVYLRAILYLPELVWACLGAVWVSDDGKGCDPATVGAVIAAVVASWIILLFTALGVVFVFDPMGNPRPPPAAMEPLGVRHLESSGGTQFLSTARSIAVKVWESRLRLLCCCLPQDESHRAAFSSISQLVSGFFSDTDLVPSDIAAGLALLHQEQDKMERSRDPDVTVAHSPSSPIGEDLEAELEKAAHCMQFAAAAYGWPLYIYSNLLTGPCKLSGDCCKSRAAEYDIVGGDHLGCHFSSILQSTGLQYRDFIYVSFHNQIYEIPFFVALDHKREAILVAVRGTLSLKDVLTDLSAECENLPIDGVTGACYAHKGISQAASYIYKKLVNDGILNQAFTIAPEYRLVITGHSLGAGAAAVLAIQLRNSFPTLKCYAFSPPGGLLSKALTDYSKDFVVSVVLGKDLVPRLSLPNMEDLKRKILRIVSNCNKPKYRILLKGCWYEVFGGDPDDFPSEMENRREQELSQPLLGEESLLIRHSSSYHSLASDDSPVHTVTHLPLFLPGRVLHILEDGPTRRSCISQVRYRAEWSNEMAFRSILISPRMLADHMPDAVLRALNSLTSDKPYSLCPSSSNNCQHNIV; translated from the exons ATGCCTGGGATGGTGGTTTTTGCTCGTCGCTGGGGCATCGCCAGTGATGACCTCGTTTTCCCTGGCTCTTTCGAACTGTTGGTCCGTGTGGTTTG GTGGATTGGCACCATGATCCTGTACACCTACCACAAAGGTCAATTTGATTGCAACGGCAAAGGTGTCCTTCACATCTACCTGATTGGACTGTTGGTGGTGCTGGCACTCATCATCCTGTCGCTATGTGCCATTGTATATGTCAGTGCTCAAG GTACCATTACAAACCCTGGGGCACGGCGCTCCATGCCTGCGTTGGTGTACCTGCGAGCTATCTTGTACCTCCCTGAGCTTGTGTGGGCCTGTCTGGGAGCTGTTTGGGTGTCCGATGACGGCAAAGGCTGTGACCCGGCCACCGTGGGCGCTGTCAtcgcagctgtggttgccag TTGGATCATACTCCTCTTCACCGCTCTGGGCGTCGTCTTCGTCTTTGACCCGATGGGCAATCCCCGTCCGCCGCCTGCTGCCATGGAGCCACTGGGGGTGCGACATTTGGAGAGCAGCGGGGGAACTCAGTTCCTCTCCACAGCCCGCTCCATCGCAGTGAAGGTGTGGGAGAGCAGGCTTCGACTGCTGTGTTGTTGCTTGCCGCAGGACGAAAGCCACAGAGCGGCCTTTTCCAGCATTTCACAGCTCGTCAGTGGATTCTTCTCA GACACAGACTTGGTTCCCAGTGACATTGCTGCCGGTTTGGCTCTGCTGCATCAGGAACAGGACAAGATGGAGCGGAGCAGAGACCCTGATGTCACTGTAGCTCACAGTCCATCTTCTCCCATT GGAGAAGATTTGGAGGCAGAGTTGGAGAAAGCCGCCCACTGTATGCAGTTTGCTGCTGCAGCCTATGGTTGGCCTTTGTACATTTACTCCAACCTTCTTACTGGGCCCTGCAAACTCAGCGGAGACTG CTGTAAGAGTCGTGCAGCTGAGTATGACATTGTTGGGGGAGACCACCTTGGATGCCACTTTTCCTCCATCCTGCAAAGCACCGGATTGCAATACAGAGACTTCATTTATGTCAGCTTCCACAATCAG ATATACGAGATCCCCTTTTTTGTGGCTCTGGATCATAAGCGGGAGGCCATTTTAGTGGCTGTCAGAGGAACACTGTCACTGAAG GACGTCCTGACAGACCTTTCGGCTGAATGTGAGAACCTACCCATAGACGGCGTGACTGGAGCCTGCTACGCTCACAAG GGCATCAGCCAGGCTGCATCTTACATCTACAAAAAGTTGGTCAACGATGGAATCTTGAACCAAGCTTTTACCATTGCACCA GAGTACAGGCTGGTAATCACTGGTCACAGTCTGGGTGCAGGTGCAGCAGCAGTGCTAGCCATTCAGTTGCGCAACTCCTTCCCCACCCTGAAGTGCTATGCCTTTTCTCCACCAGGGGGACTCTTAAG CAAAGCCTTAACTGATTACTCCAAGGATTTTGTGGTCTCAGTTGTTCTGGGTAAAGACCTGGTTCCACG ACTCAGTCTTCCCAATATGGAGGATCTAAAACGAAAAATTCTCAGGATAGTCTCAAATTGCAATAAACCCAAA TATCGTATCCTGCTGAAGGGATGCTGGTATGAAGTGTTTGGAGGAGACCCGGATGACTTCCCTTCCGAGATGGAGAACAGAAGGGAGCAGGAGCTCAGTCAGCCACTGCTTGGCGAGGAATCACTTTTGATTCGCCATTCGTCGTCCTATCACAGCTTGGCCTCGGACGACTCGCCCGTCCACACTGTGACACACCTACCTCTCTTCCTGCCCGGGCGTGTTCTGCATATCCTAGAAGATGGGCCAACACGCAG ATCCTGTATATCCCAGGTTCGATACCGCGCCGAGTGGTCCAATGAAATGGCTTTCCGCAGTATTTTAATCAGTCCAAGGATGCTTGCGGATCACATGCCTGACGCTGTACTGCGAGCTCTCAACAGTCTGACCAGCGATAAGCCCTACTCCCTTTGCCCGTCGTCTTCAAACAACTGCCAGCACAACATTGTCTGA
- the LOC133654953 gene encoding large ribosomal subunit protein mL62-like — MAAYIVRRCCFLSVNLRPSSIIPQSLKRGSVRINQTNIIQQSNAGYGTRGKDNELLDNQVYIPLDRLTVSYSRSSGPGGQHVNKVNTKAEIRFNVLAADWIPEDVRLKILEKNINRINKAGELLVTSELSRSQQRNVSDCVEKISTIIAEASKKPREPTPEDLALRASRLDKRNKERIRQKKINSATKQSRQL; from the exons ATGGCGGCCTACATTGTGAGACGCTGTTGTTTTCTGAGCGTTAATCTTCGACCTAGTTCAATAATTCCACAGTCTTTAAAACGTGGCAGTGTTCGAATAAATCAAACGAACATCATTCAACAATCAAACGCTGGCTATGGAACCCGGGGGAAGGACAACGAACTGCTG GATAACCAAGTGTACATTCCACTGG ACCGCCTGACCGTGTCTTACAGCAGGAGTAGTGGCCCTGGTGGTCAGCATGTCAATAAAG TCAACACAAAAGCAGAGATCAGATTCAACGTATTAGCAGCGGACTGGATCCCTGAAGACGTACGACTGAAAATTCTGGAAAAG AACATAAACCGTATCAACAAAGCTGGGGAATTGCTTGTCACCTCAGAACTGAGCAGGAGCCAGCAGAGAAACGTCAGTGATTGTGTAGAGAAGATCTCTACTATTATTGCTGAGGCTAGTAAAAAGCCGCGTGAACCCACACCAGAAGATCTCGCCCTCAGAGCATCAAG GTTGGATAAAAGAAACAAGGAGCGAATCAGACAGAAGAAGATCAATTCAGCTACCAAGCAGAGCAGGCAACTGTAG
- the LOC133654954 gene encoding cerebellar degeneration-related protein 2-like, translated as MYITNEEQVQEIEYLSKQLEVLRDMNEQHAKVYEQLDGTARELERTNQTLVINSKDSQQKIERLTGTIETLQNQVESLSGQVDQLRSMEKLRVKREKRERRKTIHSFPCLRELCTAPRYEDEFVVGRAESFSVEAKRQPFEEENQHLREAVSALRAAIRSEKGRREGVEKECNLLLADFSRLQTRVQDAESCQARVRELEVELQELQQLRRGRTFLLGNEDDGVTLTQTVLNNTPETDTFLEGEVAETGGGVREASEGGGGVGGEALPESNPVRKSCSDTALNAIVARDASGRRRGSYALHANSVRKRGMSILREVDEQYHALLEKYEELLGKCRRHEESLCHAGVQTSRPVSRDPSMKDCAVGHTPAPPPTPTQSPSTPEAIEMIGKQVEAVDKRLGQNTPEYKALFKEIFSRIQKTKMDIKATKAAKPSKSSKSGKSSKQ; from the exons ATGTACATCACTAATGAAGAACAAGTGCAAGAAATTGAG TACCTGTCAAAGCAGTTAGAGGTCCTTCGGGACATGAACGAGCAGCATGCCAAAGTGTACGAGCAGCTGGACGGTACTGCAAGAGAGCTCGAACGCACCAACCAAACACTCGTGATCAACAGCAAGGACTCCCAGCAAAAGATAGAAAG GTTAACAGGGACCATTGAGACTTTGCAGAATCAGGTGGAGTCACTTTCAGGACAGGTGGACCAGCTTCGCTCCATGGAAAAACTCAGAGTCAAGAGGGAGAAGAGGGAACGACGCAAGACCATCCACTCCTTTCCTTGTCTGAGGGAACTTTGCACAGCACCCAG GTACGAGGACGAGTTTGTGGTGGGCAGGGCTGAAAGCTTCTCTGTGGAGGCGAAGCGTCAGCCATTTGAAGAGGAGAACCAGCACCTTAGGGAGGCGGTGTCAGCTCTACGAGCAGCCATCCGGTCCGAGAAGGGGCGTCGAGAGGGTGTGGAGAAGGAGTGCAACCTGCTCCTTGCAGATTTCTCGCGTCTGCAAACACGTGTGCAG GATGCTGAGAGCTGTCAGGCCAGGGTGAGAGAGTTGGAGGTGGAGCTGCAGGAGCTGCAGCAGCTACGCCGCGGCAGAACTTTCCTCCTCGGAAACGAAGATGACGGCGTCACCCTCACCCAGACCGTGCTCAATAACACCCCGGAGACCGACACTTTCCTGGAGGGAGAGGTTGCGGAGACAGGAGGAGGCGTGAGGGAGGCGTCGGAGGGTGGAGGCGGCGTGGGCGGGGAAGCTCTCCCCGAGTCCAACCCTGTGAGGAAAAGCTGCAGTGACACCGCACTCAACGCCATCGTTGCCCGGGATGCATCTGGCCGCAGGAGAGGCAGCTACGCTCTTCACGCCAACAGCGTGAGAAAGAGAGGCATGTCCATCCTCAGGGAGGTGGATGAGCAGTATCACGCTTTATTGGAGAAATACGAGGAGCTGCTGGGAAAATGCCGCCGCCACGAGGAGAGCCTCTGTCACGCCGGCGTCCAGACTTCCCGACCGGTCTCCCGAGACCCTTCCATGAAGGACTGCGCCGTGGGTCACACCCCTGCCCCTCCCCCAACCCCCACCCAGTCACCATCCACGCCGGAGGCCATTGAGATGATCGGCAAGCAAGTGGAGGCGGTGGATAAGCGCCTGGGACAGAACACTCCAGAGTACAAGGCTCTCTTCAAGGAGATATTCTCCCGTATCCAGAAGACCAAGATGGACATTAAAGCTACCAAAGCCGCTAAACCCAGTAAATCCAGCAAATCAGGCAAATCTAGTAAGCAGTGA